One genomic segment of Catalinimonas alkaloidigena includes these proteins:
- a CDS encoding tetratricopeptide repeat-containing sensor histidine kinase, with amino-acid sequence MLILVFCYQFKLQAQPSPIEKTRHPLHQTESDTAKIYHWYKKANKLIYTESDSAIHYALKIDSLSKQINFTKGHSLALNCLGNIYWAKGSLKEGLSYYIQSKEVAHEIGDDNLIAKNIGSMGLIYRAAGNHKAALSYYRRALPLFISLQNGERIAVTYNNMGKCYLEMGVYDSATHYFNLAHPPARVHRPSILPILSFNHSDVFFRRKEYLQAEKHLKTSLKSSQSFNDERMIIRNKQMLAEVKLFQDSIEVAKSLALDAVKKAEATGVKELMFVCYETLSHVYAKTHQYDSAYHFLSLFNIYKDSVQSEDVQEKINFHDFEQQQKEILMLSKEKILEKEIRQKQTASIYILSLLLVAIAMLAIVLYRSKHQKTTDNKLLQFKNEEINRQKEEMAAQADKFQDLNQLKNKLFSIISHDLRSPLNSLSGSLELVQRGLIDNKEFKAFLPELIKNVSYTNTLLDNLLHWAKNQLEGPEINSEIINLKKIASLKIELLQHQAVHKNISLNNEIQDDVFVYADEIMIQIVLQNLLSNAIKFCRPNDEIYVRLAYQDGFAVMCIQDTGTGIEKDNLDKIFSDTSFSTRGTANEKGTGLGLMLCKDFVIKNGGEIWVESTLGEGSSFYFSLILSVEEPNKTEKSPSV; translated from the coding sequence GTGCTCATCTTGGTATTTTGTTATCAATTTAAGCTACAGGCTCAACCTTCTCCAATCGAGAAAACCAGACACCCCCTACATCAGACCGAAAGTGATACCGCCAAGATTTATCATTGGTACAAAAAGGCTAACAAGCTAATTTACACTGAGTCTGACTCAGCCATCCATTATGCATTAAAAATTGACAGTCTCTCCAAACAAATCAACTTTACAAAAGGTCATTCCCTTGCACTTAACTGTTTAGGAAACATCTACTGGGCCAAAGGCAGCCTTAAAGAAGGGCTTTCGTATTACATTCAATCCAAAGAAGTAGCTCATGAAATTGGGGATGACAACCTCATTGCTAAAAATATCGGGAGTATGGGACTTATATACAGGGCAGCTGGGAATCATAAAGCTGCTTTATCGTATTACCGACGAGCCCTGCCCCTTTTTATTTCCTTACAAAATGGAGAACGGATAGCCGTTACTTATAATAATATGGGGAAATGCTACCTGGAGATGGGGGTTTATGATTCTGCGACCCATTATTTTAATTTAGCTCACCCCCCCGCAAGAGTGCATAGGCCGAGCATTTTGCCGATATTATCTTTTAATCATTCTGATGTATTTTTTAGAAGAAAAGAATACTTACAGGCTGAAAAACACCTTAAAACCAGCCTAAAATCATCTCAATCATTTAACGATGAGCGAATGATTATAAGAAACAAACAAATGCTTGCCGAGGTAAAGCTTTTTCAGGACAGTATTGAAGTTGCAAAATCGCTGGCATTAGATGCCGTCAAAAAAGCTGAGGCTACTGGTGTGAAAGAATTAATGTTTGTATGTTATGAAACACTTTCGCATGTTTACGCCAAAACACATCAATATGACAGTGCCTATCACTTCCTAAGTTTGTTTAACATTTATAAGGACAGTGTACAAAGTGAAGATGTTCAGGAGAAAATAAACTTTCATGACTTTGAGCAACAGCAAAAAGAAATTTTGATGCTCTCTAAAGAAAAAATTCTTGAAAAGGAGATTCGCCAAAAACAAACTGCTTCTATATATATATTATCACTATTACTTGTAGCAATCGCTATGCTGGCAATAGTGCTCTACCGCAGTAAACATCAAAAAACAACAGATAATAAATTACTACAATTTAAAAACGAAGAAATCAACCGTCAAAAGGAAGAAATGGCTGCTCAGGCAGATAAATTCCAAGACCTGAACCAATTGAAAAACAAGCTGTTTTCAATCATTTCTCATGATTTAAGGAGTCCATTGAACTCTCTTTCCGGCAGCCTTGAGCTTGTTCAGAGAGGCTTGATTGATAACAAAGAATTTAAAGCTTTTCTTCCTGAACTTATTAAGAACGTTAGCTATACCAATACGCTATTGGACAACTTATTACACTGGGCAAAAAACCAGCTTGAGGGTCCGGAGATTAATTCAGAAATCATTAACCTGAAAAAAATCGCCAGTCTGAAGATTGAATTACTGCAACATCAGGCAGTACACAAAAACATAAGCCTGAACAATGAGATTCAAGATGATGTTTTTGTGTATGCTGATGAAATCATGATTCAGATTGTGCTCCAAAACCTTCTTTCCAATGCAATAAAGTTTTGTAGGCCAAATGACGAGATTTATGTCCGGCTTGCTTACCAGGATGGCTTTGCAGTCATGTGTATTCAAGACACAGGAACGGGAATTGAAAAAGATAATCTTGATAAAATATTTAGTGACACTTCATTTAGTACCCGGGGTACTGCTAATGAGAAAGGTACCGGCTTAGGTCTGATGCTGTGCAAAGATTTTGTGATCAAAAACGGAGGGGAAATATGGGTAGAAAGCACGCTGGGGGAAGGTAGTTCTTTTTACTTTTCTCTTATACTATCCGTAGAGGAACCTAATAAAACAGAAAAGAGCCCTAGCGTTTAG
- a CDS encoding vWA domain-containing protein — MKKYPNLTAMLAILLLAACDKNDDVSELSSDFQLYIDFWNPDGSHPEISFDEKNTSNAVRIDFDKTFGGSAVGNTFTEVEIDNFRIIDNSNYNYEINSIRAYEYRDELNDWKEDVEFRMEYETIEDLAVVLVLDRSESLGEDFENVKQYASDFVTQIFAETDQLQVGVVDFADDVNMLPLTSNASEINNYISNLAQGRFTTLYEAVNMGINALNDVSAEAKAVIIFTDGTDNNSNPEYSPQFLASKIRENEGNSKIISFTIGLEGKGGVDRDVLNALSLNGGVATFPNSVNQLQRVFENFSSGIANVYKLTYTRNRQPIPKESPVKLRFNIQTKRK, encoded by the coding sequence ATGAAAAAGTACCCAAACTTAACAGCTATGTTAGCTATTCTCCTGCTTGCCGCATGTGATAAGAACGATGATGTCAGTGAGCTTAGTAGTGATTTTCAGCTATACATTGATTTCTGGAACCCTGATGGCAGTCATCCGGAAATTAGCTTTGATGAGAAAAATACTTCTAACGCTGTCCGTATTGATTTTGATAAAACCTTTGGAGGCTCAGCAGTAGGAAACACCTTTACAGAGGTTGAGATTGATAACTTTAGAATTATTGATAATAGCAATTACAACTACGAAATCAACAGTATCAGAGCATATGAATACCGTGATGAACTTAATGACTGGAAAGAAGATGTAGAGTTTAGAATGGAATATGAAACAATAGAGGATTTAGCGGTTGTACTGGTATTAGACAGAAGTGAGTCCCTGGGAGAGGATTTTGAGAACGTGAAACAATATGCGTCTGATTTTGTCACTCAGATTTTTGCCGAGACAGATCAGTTGCAGGTAGGAGTAGTTGATTTTGCCGATGATGTTAATATGCTCCCTCTTACCTCAAATGCCTCAGAAATCAATAATTATATCTCAAATTTAGCGCAGGGTAGGTTTACCACACTCTATGAAGCGGTGAACATGGGTATCAATGCACTGAATGATGTAAGTGCGGAAGCCAAAGCAGTTATCATTTTTACTGATGGTACTGATAACAATTCAAACCCCGAGTATAGCCCTCAGTTTTTAGCCAGTAAAATCAGGGAAAACGAAGGTAATTCTAAAATAATAAGCTTTACCATTGGATTGGAAGGCAAGGGAGGAGTGGACCGGGATGTACTCAACGCACTTAGCCTGAATGGAGGCGTGGCTACTTTTCCTAATTCGGTAAATCAACTCCAGAGGGTATTTGAAAACTTTTCCAGCGGAATAGCAAATGTCTATAAGCTTACCTATACCCGTAACCGTCAGCCTATTCCAAAAGAAAGTCCGGTTAAATTACGGTTTAATATACAGACTAAGCGTAAGTAG
- a CDS encoding RNA polymerase sigma factor encodes MRTGSDQAYEQLYDKFFPLLFRYGMQFCPERAMVKDCLQDFFVELYVGRANLSKVQQVKNYLYVSFRHRIIRKACGKQLLLEPISSNYHFEVSFSHEHALIREQLDEIRQRKLLNAFKKLSSRQKEAVFLRFYENMSYEEIAEIMKMKKVKYARTLVYRAIAVLKDGIKNLDGSLTLYTFLPLMFFLQFPGAKK; translated from the coding sequence ATGCGAACTGGCTCTGATCAGGCTTATGAGCAACTATATGATAAATTTTTTCCTTTGCTTTTTCGTTACGGGATGCAGTTTTGCCCGGAACGTGCAATGGTGAAAGATTGCCTGCAAGATTTCTTTGTAGAGCTGTACGTAGGTCGTGCTAATCTCAGTAAAGTACAGCAGGTAAAAAATTACCTTTATGTCTCTTTTCGTCATCGTATCATCCGTAAGGCCTGTGGAAAACAACTGCTGCTTGAACCGATAAGTAGCAATTACCATTTTGAAGTAAGCTTTTCTCATGAACATGCCTTAATTCGTGAACAATTAGATGAAATCCGCCAGCGAAAATTATTAAATGCTTTTAAAAAACTGAGTAGCCGGCAAAAGGAAGCGGTTTTTCTTCGCTTTTATGAAAATATGAGCTATGAGGAGATCGCTGAAATCATGAAAATGAAAAAGGTAAAATATGCCCGCACCTTAGTGTACCGAGCTATTGCAGTACTCAAAGACGGTATTAAAAATCTGGATGGCAGCCTGACCTTATACACTTTTCTTCCCTTAATGTTTTTTTTGCAATTCCCTGGTGCTAAAAAATAA
- a CDS encoding YebC/PmpR family DNA-binding transcriptional regulator: MGRAFEYRRAAKEKRWDKMSKVFPKLAKAITVAAKEGGTDPDMNAKLRTAIQNAKGQNMPKDNIEAAIKRASGKDADDYVEVNYEGKGPHGVLVFVECATDNTTRTVANVKSYFNKSGGTLVPTGSLEFMFNRKAVFEFEKPEGLDVEELELELIDAGLEDIEEGEEGMYYAYADYTNFGSLSHAFEEKKIEVNNASLKRFPNTEVEFSEEDMLEIEKLIDKLEDDDDVQAVYTNIA, from the coding sequence ATGGGAAGAGCATTTGAGTATCGCAGAGCAGCCAAAGAGAAACGGTGGGACAAAATGTCAAAGGTGTTTCCTAAGCTGGCTAAAGCTATTACTGTAGCGGCAAAAGAAGGTGGTACTGATCCTGACATGAATGCCAAGCTTCGTACTGCCATTCAGAATGCAAAAGGGCAAAATATGCCCAAAGATAACATTGAAGCAGCAATCAAAAGAGCATCAGGTAAAGATGCGGATGATTATGTTGAGGTCAATTATGAAGGCAAAGGTCCCCATGGCGTGTTAGTATTTGTGGAGTGTGCCACAGATAATACAACCCGTACGGTAGCTAATGTGAAATCATATTTCAATAAGTCAGGGGGGACATTGGTGCCTACCGGCTCACTTGAATTTATGTTTAATCGCAAGGCTGTCTTTGAATTTGAAAAACCAGAAGGACTGGATGTGGAAGAACTGGAACTGGAGTTGATAGATGCAGGGCTTGAAGATATAGAGGAAGGTGAGGAAGGAATGTATTATGCTTATGCTGACTATACCAACTTCGGATCATTGTCACATGCTTTTGAAGAGAAAAAAATAGAAGTAAATAATGCTTCTCTAAAACGTTTTCCCAATACAGAAGTAGAATTTAGTGAAGAAGATATGCTCGAGATTGAAAAGCTTATTGACAAGCTTGAAGATGATGATGATGTACAGGCAGTGTATACCAATATTGCCTGA
- a CDS encoding transglutaminase domain-containing protein: protein MKSAYYLLLVTFITFPLLLFGQHQEIKFGKISEEELLMEVYPRDSSASAVVLSDIGHTRFIYNQASGIKLKFTRHTRIKILTSDGYEHANVEIPLYRDGSEKEGITGVKGYTYNLIDGKQKKEKLRNSSEFIEKYSENYDIAKFTMPAVKVGSVLEYEYTITSDFLFNLQDWEFQKEIPVIWSEYNVAIPEYFNYKQFQRGYYPLTIHETGNKSDMFNFSSKTRHGGNGFRDAQVHTQYKNHSLNFTVHTERWAARDIPALVEEPYITTMDDYVMKVSFELSSIQFPGETMKIFTTSWEDIDKELLDAEQFGSIIDKKGAVKKLADELSAGVTDHLKKLAILYSYMRDEVRWNGEQSLFAGQTSKKTLDEQSGNSADINLTLIAMLRALGIQAEPVALSTRSHGMMISSYPMLKQYNYVIVQVNIEGQSLLLDATEQNCPYNLLPVRCLNGMGRIISEAQGEKWVNLDALNNADSKMMMVANVSFNQDRQLEANIKVSASDYQALKLRQKYHQKEEKRREDLEKENAGWNITHYAADKWKDVYESLEEDIEITTTDGILQAGNLIYFNPVLIDQIKENPFKLKDRMYPVDYAYTNKQMYMMNLNLPEGYEVEELPEDLIIALPESNARFIYQIKQIGHIIQVVNKLEINKSRFYAQEYPNLREFYNLIVAKQAEQIVLRKIQKSE from the coding sequence ATGAAAAGTGCGTATTATTTACTGTTGGTTACATTTATTACATTTCCCCTATTATTATTCGGACAGCATCAGGAGATAAAATTTGGAAAAATCAGTGAGGAAGAACTTTTGATGGAGGTGTATCCTCGGGACAGCAGTGCATCGGCAGTGGTATTAAGTGATATAGGTCATACCAGGTTCATTTATAATCAAGCTTCAGGGATCAAATTGAAATTTACCAGACATACAAGAATTAAAATCCTTACATCTGATGGTTATGAGCACGCAAATGTAGAAATACCCCTTTATCGTGACGGTAGTGAAAAAGAAGGCATCACTGGAGTAAAAGGCTATACCTATAACTTGATTGACGGTAAGCAGAAGAAAGAAAAGCTGAGGAACAGCAGTGAGTTTATTGAAAAGTATAGTGAAAATTATGACATCGCTAAATTTACAATGCCAGCGGTTAAAGTAGGCTCTGTACTTGAATATGAATATACGATTACATCTGATTTTTTATTCAATTTACAAGACTGGGAATTCCAGAAAGAAATACCAGTAATATGGAGTGAGTATAACGTAGCAATACCTGAATATTTCAATTATAAGCAGTTTCAGAGAGGGTATTATCCGCTAACCATACATGAGACAGGTAATAAATCAGACATGTTCAACTTTTCATCCAAAACCAGACATGGAGGAAATGGCTTTCGGGATGCTCAGGTACATACTCAATATAAAAATCATTCATTAAATTTTACGGTACATACAGAAAGATGGGCTGCAAGAGATATTCCTGCACTTGTGGAGGAGCCTTATATCACAACCATGGATGACTATGTGATGAAGGTTTCTTTTGAACTCTCCAGCATTCAGTTTCCGGGTGAAACCATGAAGATATTTACCACAAGCTGGGAAGACATTGATAAAGAATTGCTTGATGCCGAGCAGTTTGGAAGTATCATTGACAAGAAAGGAGCCGTAAAAAAGTTAGCTGATGAACTTAGCGCGGGCGTAACAGATCATTTGAAAAAACTGGCTATTCTCTACTCGTATATGCGGGATGAAGTGCGCTGGAATGGTGAACAAAGTTTGTTTGCCGGACAAACTAGCAAGAAAACCCTGGATGAACAGTCAGGAAATTCTGCAGACATCAACCTTACTTTAATCGCGATGCTGAGAGCTTTAGGAATTCAGGCAGAGCCGGTGGCCCTGAGCACCCGTTCCCATGGTATGATGATTTCCTCTTATCCCATGCTTAAACAATATAATTATGTCATCGTCCAGGTTAATATAGAAGGACAAAGCCTACTGCTGGACGCGACTGAACAAAATTGTCCCTACAACTTACTTCCTGTCCGTTGTCTCAATGGAATGGGCAGAATTATTTCAGAAGCGCAAGGTGAAAAATGGGTTAATCTTGATGCGTTGAATAACGCAGACTCCAAAATGATGATGGTCGCAAATGTATCTTTTAATCAAGACAGACAGTTGGAAGCTAATATAAAGGTGTCGGCCAGTGACTACCAGGCACTCAAATTAAGACAAAAGTATCATCAAAAAGAGGAGAAAAGAAGAGAAGATCTAGAAAAAGAAAACGCTGGTTGGAATATTACTCACTATGCAGCTGACAAATGGAAGGACGTTTATGAATCATTAGAAGAAGACATTGAAATTACTACTACTGATGGCATACTACAGGCGGGTAATCTGATTTATTTCAACCCGGTATTAATTGACCAGATCAAGGAAAACCCCTTCAAACTAAAAGACAGGATGTATCCTGTGGATTATGCCTATACCAACAAACAAATGTACATGATGAACCTTAACCTTCCTGAAGGTTATGAGGTCGAAGAGCTACCTGAAGATTTAATCATCGCCTTACCTGAAAGTAATGCCCGCTTCATATATCAAATTAAGCAAATAGGACATATCATACAGGTGGTCAATAAGCTTGAAATCAATAAGAGTAGATTTTACGCTCAGGAATACCCGAATCTGAGAGAGTTTTATAACCTCATCGTTGCCAAGCAAGCAGAACAAATCGTTTTACGTAAAATTCAAAAGTCTGAATAA